The Gracilimonas sp. genome contains a region encoding:
- a CDS encoding di-heme oxidoredictase family protein codes for MKYRIWIPVLYTCFLLLMIGCDTVVPEAPAEKDLLDGPIPGLTHEEQDQFLKGDIAFNDDVFTPQTGLGPTFVATSCGSCHPGDGKGHPSTSLIRFGQTEPNSPINAPGAPQLQNRAIPGYQPEKLPEGVPSMKMTPPAVTGLGLLAALTDQQILENTDPNDEDGDGISGVPNYVTPPDYFIPEDHHQPENGKYIGRFGKKASTVNLLHQTATAYNQDIGVTSTFEPLDVYSGLTTDPEVSDQVVRDVVFYLKTLKAPIQRKPQNPLVLKGKGIFTTIQCSSCHTPQWTTPETDIAALSNKTFYPYTDLLLHDMGPELDDGATEGSAETYEWRTPPLWGLGLSPDSQGGKYFLMHDGRAESIEEAILMHGGEAQNSRDQFQLLSPEEKEALIMFLESL; via the coding sequence ATGAAATATCGTATTTGGATACCAGTATTGTACACCTGTTTCCTTCTGCTAATGATCGGCTGTGATACAGTTGTACCAGAAGCCCCGGCTGAGAAAGATTTACTGGATGGCCCCATACCCGGACTGACTCACGAAGAACAAGATCAATTTCTTAAAGGGGACATTGCCTTTAATGATGATGTTTTTACACCCCAAACGGGCTTAGGGCCTACTTTTGTGGCCACTTCGTGTGGGAGTTGCCACCCTGGCGATGGAAAAGGGCATCCATCAACATCACTTATCCGATTTGGACAAACCGAGCCTAATTCACCGATTAATGCGCCTGGTGCACCACAACTTCAAAACCGGGCTATTCCCGGATATCAGCCGGAAAAATTACCTGAAGGGGTTCCAAGTATGAAAATGACGCCTCCGGCCGTTACCGGGCTGGGCTTGTTGGCCGCACTGACAGATCAACAAATTCTAGAAAATACCGACCCCAATGATGAAGACGGAGATGGAATTTCAGGTGTTCCCAACTATGTTACTCCGCCGGATTACTTCATCCCGGAAGATCATCATCAGCCAGAAAATGGCAAGTATATTGGCCGGTTTGGTAAGAAGGCCTCAACTGTTAATTTGCTGCACCAAACCGCTACAGCTTATAATCAGGATATTGGGGTCACCTCTACCTTCGAACCTCTGGATGTTTACTCCGGTTTGACGACAGATCCGGAAGTATCGGATCAAGTGGTAAGAGATGTAGTTTTTTACCTGAAGACGTTAAAGGCTCCCATCCAGCGAAAGCCACAAAATCCCCTTGTTTTAAAAGGAAAAGGGATATTCACTACTATCCAATGCAGTTCGTGTCATACCCCGCAATGGACCACTCCGGAAACAGACATTGCCGCACTTTCAAACAAAACATTTTATCCATATACCGATCTATTGCTACACGATATGGGGCCTGAATTGGATGACGGAGCTACGGAAGGTTCAGCGGAAACATACGAATGGAGGACCCCTCCCTTATGGGGATTGGGGTTGTCACCCGATTCACAAGGTGGAAAGTACTTCCTGATGCATGATGGCCGGGCTGAAAGTATCGAAGAGGCAATTTTGATGCATGGCGGGGAGGCTCAAAACAGCCGTGATCAATTTCAATTGCTCTCCCCTGAAGAAAAAGAAGCACTAATCATGTTTTTGGAATCTCTTTAA
- a CDS encoding thioredoxin domain-containing protein — protein sequence MKRFIAYPVLLIAVVFATSFFTLNANQVNSDEDPQVIAMYMYADWCGACQAIKPIMEEAKPEFEGQPVLFVKMDMTNDFTAHQSKLMAARLGLSEIFEKNEGMTGFVLLLDANTNKVLDKITTDDDKQGIITKITNALE from the coding sequence ATGAAACGATTTATCGCTTATCCAGTTCTATTAATCGCCGTAGTATTTGCAACATCATTTTTTACTCTCAACGCAAATCAGGTTAACTCAGATGAAGATCCTCAGGTAATAGCTATGTATATGTATGCCGATTGGTGTGGAGCCTGCCAGGCAATAAAGCCAATAATGGAAGAAGCAAAACCTGAGTTTGAAGGACAACCGGTGCTTTTCGTCAAAATGGATATGACCAATGATTTTACGGCACATCAATCAAAGTTAATGGCAGCCAGGTTAGGACTTTCAGAAATTTTTGAGAAAAATGAAGGCATGACCGGATTTGTCCTGTTGCTTGATGCCAACACCAATAAAGTTCTTGATAAAATCACAACAGATGATGATAAGCAAGGTATCATAACAAAGATTACGAATGCCCTGGAGTAA
- a CDS encoding Rieske 2Fe-2S domain-containing protein, giving the protein MERKEFIKTCSYSCLGLVGAAFFLEGCSGPKYLNAQFEDEYLLVPLSSFEYENKEENKFRKYIVAYNNRLKYPVSIFRFSETEYRALLMKCTHKGTELQVYGDRLQCPAHGSEFTQNGEVQNGPAEAPLRTFPVQVEGTVLKIDMG; this is encoded by the coding sequence ATGGAACGAAAAGAATTTATAAAAACCTGCAGTTATAGTTGCCTTGGCCTTGTCGGGGCAGCATTTTTCCTGGAAGGGTGCTCAGGTCCAAAATATCTGAATGCTCAATTTGAAGATGAGTATTTACTTGTTCCCCTGTCTTCGTTTGAATATGAAAACAAGGAAGAAAATAAATTCAGGAAATATATTGTGGCCTATAATAACCGACTTAAATACCCGGTATCCATCTTCAGATTTTCTGAAACGGAATACCGAGCTTTGCTTATGAAATGCACCCACAAGGGCACTGAACTGCAAGTATATGGCGACCGGCTTCAGTGTCCCGCCCACGGAAGTGAATTTACCCAAAACGGAGAAGTGCAGAATGGTCCGGCAGAAGCTCCACTTCGAACTTTTCCTGTACAGGTTGAAGGTACTGTATTAAAAATCGATATGGGATAA
- a CDS encoding cation diffusion facilitator family transporter has translation MKKSTFNIPQMDCSAEEQMIRMRLEEFEDVKSLNFDIPNRTLEVYHENRLNEIEKALDSLSLGSKLDSTNEAQMSPFASDEQQQKNILWWVLGINFLFFIIEMTAGWIINSMGLIADSLDMLADSSVYALSLFAVGAAVARKKKVAKISGYLQMGLASLGFLEVLRRFLGVGEMPDFQWMIIIASTALVANVFTLWLINKAKSKEAHMQASTIFTSNDIIVNGGVILAGILVYALDSRWPDLLIGAVVFSFVMRGAIRILKLSK, from the coding sequence ATGAAAAAATCTACATTTAACATTCCACAAATGGACTGCTCAGCCGAAGAGCAAATGATTCGAATGAGGTTGGAAGAGTTTGAAGATGTTAAATCTCTAAACTTTGATATCCCGAATCGTACATTAGAAGTGTATCACGAAAATAGGCTTAATGAGATTGAGAAAGCCCTTGACTCCCTGAGTTTGGGCTCTAAATTGGATTCAACAAATGAGGCTCAAATGTCGCCGTTCGCTTCTGATGAACAGCAACAAAAGAACATTCTATGGTGGGTTTTAGGGATCAACTTTCTCTTCTTTATCATTGAAATGACAGCCGGATGGATTATCAATTCTATGGGGCTGATTGCAGACTCACTGGATATGCTGGCAGATTCATCCGTATATGCGCTCAGCCTTTTTGCGGTTGGAGCAGCGGTAGCAAGAAAAAAGAAAGTAGCAAAAATTAGCGGATATCTTCAGATGGGTCTGGCATCACTGGGATTTCTTGAAGTACTGCGGAGGTTTCTTGGAGTGGGTGAAATGCCCGACTTTCAGTGGATGATCATTATTGCTTCAACGGCTCTTGTTGCAAATGTTTTTACCTTATGGCTTATCAATAAAGCGAAAAGCAAAGAAGCACACATGCAGGCAAGCACAATTTTTACCTCCAATGATATTATTGTAAATGGTGGTGTAATTTTGGCCGGAATTCTTGTTTATGCACTGGATAGCAGGTGGCCGGATTTACTCATTGGAGCTGTTGTATTCAGCTTCGTGATGCGAGGTGCAATAAGAATTTTGAAATTATCAAAATAG
- a CDS encoding P-II family nitrogen regulator, with protein MKEIKAFIKPNRVENVVAALQEAGHESVTLSKGEGTGAYKQKDASPSLDFHFTDSPVVKLELVCQCKESDNVVQLICANAKTPERGDGIIYVTDIQKAFRIKTCEPFEG; from the coding sequence ATGAAAGAAATAAAAGCCTTTATAAAACCAAACAGAGTAGAAAATGTAGTTGCAGCACTCCAAGAAGCAGGACATGAAAGTGTTACGCTTTCCAAAGGAGAAGGTACCGGAGCATACAAACAGAAAGATGCGTCCCCATCGCTGGATTTTCACTTTACGGACAGTCCGGTGGTAAAATTGGAGCTGGTATGTCAGTGCAAAGAATCCGATAACGTTGTTCAACTTATCTGCGCCAATGCCAAAACACCGGAACGCGGTGACGGCATCATTTACGTTACAGATATTCAAAAAGCGTTTAGGATTAAAACCTGTGAGCCTTTTGAGGGGTAA
- a CDS encoding efflux RND transporter periplasmic adaptor subunit, with the protein MNKSNLYIILLAVLASVFTACGEINTDEKEQEATELAGVAEAKENMVHLSELKFNSLGMKLDTLSLRFLSESVEANGQLEVPPQHEASVTAVLGGNIGSIEVIEGDQVSKNQTIAFLSHPNLTKVQTEYVRLYQRMLYLDHEFKRQARLYDEEVGSGQTYQQTKAEYESVKAEVKGYEAQLNQLNLDVEQIQDGDIYSSVPVVSPIDGYIEKVQIQIGQYVDPQTIMFEIVDNEHVHADLMVFEKDVHKVKRGQSISFTVQSVPDQILTATIYSVGKQFEQNPRAVHVHGEIDQKENFLIPGMYINGTIHTSKDKVYALPENAIVEDEGKTYMFTAEQQEENGDIEWSFTPVEIMTGIEEDGWVEVKLLEPLADGARVAWNNAYYLISEMKKSQTSDDD; encoded by the coding sequence ATGAATAAATCTAATTTATATATAATTTTATTGGCTGTCCTTGCATCTGTTTTTACAGCCTGCGGCGAGATCAATACCGATGAAAAAGAACAAGAAGCAACAGAACTTGCCGGTGTGGCTGAGGCAAAAGAAAACATGGTTCATCTGTCGGAACTGAAGTTCAACAGCCTTGGAATGAAACTGGATACTTTGTCCCTGCGCTTTCTCTCAGAGAGCGTAGAAGCAAATGGTCAGCTGGAAGTTCCCCCGCAGCATGAGGCAAGCGTAACTGCGGTTTTGGGAGGTAATATTGGTTCCATAGAAGTTATTGAGGGAGATCAGGTGTCAAAAAATCAGACTATTGCCTTCCTTTCCCATCCTAATTTAACCAAAGTCCAAACTGAATACGTACGGTTGTACCAGCGCATGTTGTATTTAGATCATGAATTTAAGCGACAAGCAAGGTTATATGATGAAGAGGTAGGCTCCGGCCAAACTTACCAACAAACTAAAGCCGAATACGAATCAGTTAAGGCGGAGGTCAAAGGTTATGAGGCTCAGCTGAATCAGCTTAACCTGGACGTTGAACAAATACAAGACGGCGATATTTATTCGTCGGTGCCGGTAGTAAGCCCTATTGATGGGTACATCGAAAAGGTTCAGATTCAAATCGGTCAGTACGTTGATCCCCAAACAATCATGTTTGAAATTGTGGATAACGAACATGTTCATGCCGATTTGATGGTCTTTGAAAAAGATGTGCACAAAGTTAAAAGGGGCCAATCCATCTCTTTTACTGTACAGTCAGTACCGGATCAAATACTTACAGCTACCATTTACTCTGTAGGCAAACAATTCGAACAAAATCCTAGGGCAGTGCATGTGCACGGCGAAATTGATCAGAAAGAAAACTTCCTGATTCCCGGGATGTATATCAACGGCACGATTCACACTTCCAAAGATAAAGTCTATGCTTTACCCGAGAATGCCATTGTTGAGGACGAAGGCAAAACTTATATGTTCACCGCAGAGCAACAAGAGGAAAACGGAGATATTGAATGGTCTTTTACTCCGGTAGAAATTATGACCGGCATTGAGGAAGACGGCTGGGTTGAAGTGAAACTGTTAGAACCATTGGCGGATGGAGCACGAGTAGCTTGGAACAATGCCTACTACCTGATTTCTGAAATGAAGAAAAGCCAGACTTCCGACGATGATTAA
- a CDS encoding YnfA family protein, producing MIYLKSVFYFIVAGLLEIGGGYLVWIWLRESKSWVYGISGMMLLALYGFLPTLQPAHFGRVFAAYGGVFIVLSLLWGWKIDDIQPDKFDMIGAGFALIGVIIMMYWPRG from the coding sequence ATGATCTATCTGAAATCAGTATTCTATTTTATCGTAGCGGGACTTCTGGAAATTGGCGGAGGGTATTTAGTGTGGATATGGCTCCGCGAAAGCAAAAGCTGGGTATATGGTATCTCTGGGATGATGCTGTTGGCGCTGTATGGATTTCTACCCACACTGCAACCCGCGCACTTTGGCCGAGTATTCGCAGCATATGGAGGGGTTTTTATTGTTCTATCACTCCTGTGGGGGTGGAAAATAGATGACATTCAGCCCGATAAATTTGATATGATTGGTGCCGGATTTGCCTTAATTGGTGTAATAATAATGATGTACTGGCCAAGAGGATAA